A part of Citrifermentans bremense genomic DNA contains:
- a CDS encoding alpha-1,4-glucan--maltose-1-phosphate maltosyltransferase: MEGRARIAIEAVHPQIDCGRFAVQRVMGDEMVVQADIFSDGHDEVVAVLLYRRQGDEIWQETQMQRLENDRWQGSFRLGDPGFYEYSLLGWVDHFRTWQRDLQKRFEAGQDVSVDLKIGSSILAKAAKEANEEDAAKLRQAVEALNQEPEHEGAVALGLDPRLGDLVSTCCARGLATRYHKDLVVRVDRKKALFSSWYELFPRSLGGTEGRHGTLKDCVEILPDIAELGFDVLYLPPIHPIGSSKRKGKANRVEAQPGDPGSPWAIGSPEGGHKSIHPELGTLEDFEDLVREAERHGIEIALDIAFQCSPDHPYLKEHPEWFLWRPDGTVQYAENPPKKYQDIVPFNFETPQWQELWEELKSIFFFWIDRGVRIFRVDNPHTKPFPMWEWIIAQAREKDPDVIFLAEAFTRQKIMYRLAKLGFSQSYSYFAWRNSKRELTDYLTELTRSDAKEFMRPNFWPNTPDILTEYLQYGGRAAFMIRVTLAATLSSNFGIYGPAYELCVPTAEAPGSEEYKDAEKYEIRPWDRNGAGNIRELIVKLNRIRREHAALQETNNVQFLESDSDSVLFFVKTAKKQGDSLLVAVNLDPFRVRNVKLRMPLGLLGVLPGQSYLLHDLLGGERSIWQGEWASVILDPQIGPACIFRLSTWLRRESDFDYYF, from the coding sequence ATGGAAGGCAGAGCGCGGATAGCTATCGAGGCGGTCCACCCGCAGATCGACTGCGGCAGGTTCGCGGTGCAGCGGGTGATGGGCGACGAGATGGTGGTGCAGGCCGACATCTTCAGCGACGGCCACGACGAGGTGGTGGCCGTGCTGCTCTACCGCCGGCAGGGGGATGAAATCTGGCAGGAGACCCAGATGCAGCGCCTGGAGAACGACCGCTGGCAGGGGAGCTTCAGGCTGGGGGACCCCGGGTTCTACGAGTACAGCCTGCTCGGCTGGGTGGACCATTTCCGTACATGGCAGCGCGACCTCCAAAAAAGGTTCGAGGCGGGGCAGGACGTTTCGGTGGACCTGAAAATCGGCAGCAGCATCCTCGCTAAAGCGGCTAAAGAGGCCAACGAGGAGGATGCGGCGAAGCTGCGCCAGGCGGTGGAGGCGCTCAACCAGGAACCGGAGCATGAAGGGGCGGTGGCGCTCGGACTCGACCCCCGGCTTGGCGACCTGGTCAGCACCTGCTGCGCCCGCGGCCTCGCCACCCGCTACCACAAGGACCTCGTAGTCCGGGTGGACCGGAAGAAGGCGCTCTTCAGCAGCTGGTACGAACTCTTTCCCCGTTCCCTGGGAGGGACGGAGGGAAGGCACGGCACGCTCAAGGACTGTGTCGAGATCCTCCCGGACATTGCTGAACTCGGTTTCGACGTGCTCTACCTCCCTCCCATACACCCCATAGGCAGCAGCAAGAGGAAAGGGAAGGCGAACCGGGTCGAGGCCCAGCCTGGGGATCCGGGGAGCCCTTGGGCCATAGGGTCGCCGGAGGGGGGGCACAAGTCGATCCACCCGGAACTGGGGACCCTGGAGGACTTCGAGGACCTGGTCCGCGAGGCGGAGCGGCACGGCATCGAGATCGCACTCGACATCGCCTTCCAGTGCTCGCCGGACCACCCCTACCTGAAGGAGCATCCGGAGTGGTTCCTTTGGAGGCCGGACGGCACGGTCCAGTACGCGGAGAACCCTCCCAAGAAGTACCAGGACATCGTCCCGTTCAACTTTGAGACCCCGCAGTGGCAGGAGCTCTGGGAGGAGCTGAAGAGCATCTTCTTCTTCTGGATAGACCGCGGGGTGCGCATCTTCCGGGTGGACAACCCGCACACGAAGCCCTTTCCCATGTGGGAATGGATCATCGCGCAGGCGAGGGAGAAAGACCCCGACGTCATCTTCCTGGCCGAGGCGTTCACCAGACAGAAGATCATGTACCGGCTGGCGAAGCTCGGCTTCTCGCAGTCCTACAGCTATTTCGCCTGGCGAAACAGCAAACGGGAACTGACCGATTACCTTACCGAGTTGACCCGAAGCGACGCGAAAGAATTCATGCGCCCCAACTTCTGGCCCAACACCCCGGACATCCTTACCGAGTACCTGCAGTACGGCGGTCGTGCCGCTTTCATGATCAGGGTGACGCTGGCTGCGACCCTTTCCTCCAACTTCGGCATCTACGGCCCCGCTTACGAGCTCTGCGTCCCGACGGCAGAAGCCCCCGGATCTGAGGAGTACAAGGACGCCGAGAAGTACGAGATCCGCCCCTGGGACCGCAACGGCGCCGGCAACATCAGGGAGCTGATCGTGAAGCTGAACCGGATCCGGCGCGAGCATGCGGCGCTGCAGGAGACGAACAACGTGCAGTTCCTGGAGTCCGACAGCGACAGTGTCCTCTTCTTCGTGAAGACAGCAAAGAAGCAGGGGGACTCGCTCCTCGTCGCCGTGAACCTCGACCCCTTCCGGGTCCGCAACGTGAAACTGCGCATGCCGCTGGGGCTTCTCGGCGTCCTCCCTGGGCAGTCCTACCTGTTGCACGATCTGCTGGGGGGGGAGCGGTCGATCTGGCAGGGGGAGTGGGCCAGTGTGATCCTAGACCCGCAAATAGGGCCCGCCTGCATCTTCCGCCTCAGCACCTGGCTCCGCAGAGAATCCGATTTCGATTACTACTTCTAG